The following coding sequences lie in one Drosophila bipectinata strain 14024-0381.07 chromosome XR, DbipHiC1v2, whole genome shotgun sequence genomic window:
- the LOC122322009 gene encoding uncharacterized protein, which translates to MYFVQTSRRCKQLSNDYAELYPTAAVVLNRDAYVDDIPTGCDNIKDLIALKDELILLLSEAQFKMRKWSSNCYALLKSLPKEICEYPPEDLEEDRSFRFVKVLGLWWEPKPDYIFFKLEAPAFTTALTKRILLSELAKIYDPLGLLSPTVVFLKILFQDSWLSSVDWNEVLPQQLCTRWQQFVSEMHLLETCRVPRYISVPHQEMELHGFADASSQAYAAVIYSRVEVNNGYAVKLIMAKTRVASIKPISIPRLELNAAHLLSKLIYLVKQSLTVPISRINCWSDSEIVLHWLSSLPRTWNTYVCNHTAEILEVCSRSCWQHIRSGDNPADCASRGVLPKDIVDHQIWWNGPPWLSQSRSAWPPVKAKFVLSTEEEACLEMKAETKVNLHISDDGNSLSCMINKSSSWSRLLRIVSYCLRFVHRLRERNRLSPFLSAWELQYA; encoded by the coding sequence ATGTATTTTGTGCagacatcgagaagatgtaAACAGCTCTCCAATGACTATGCCGAATTGTATCCCACCGCTGCTGTCGTGCTCAACAGAGACGCGTACGTTGATGATATTCCTACTGGATGCGACAACATCAAGGATCTCATTGCACTCAAAGATGAATTGATTCTGCTTCTTAGCGAAGCTCAATTCAAAATGCGAAAGTGGAGCTCAAACTGTTACGCCCTTTTAAAGTCGTTGCCAAAGGAGATTTGTGAGTATCCACCAGAGGATTTAGAGGAAGACCGCTCATTTCGATTTGTTAAAGTCCTGGGATTGTGGTGGGAACCAAAACCGGActatattttcttcaaattaGAAGCCCCCGCATTTACAACTGCTCTTACTAAACGCATATTGCTTTCAGAACTAGCCAAGATCTACGACCCGCTGGGTTTGCTTTCGCCAACTGTTGTTTTTCTGAAGATCCTATTTCAAGATAGTTGGCTAAGTTCTGTCGATTGGAATGAAGTACTACCGCAGCAATTATGTACACGATGGCAACAGTTTGTATCGGAAATGCAtttattggaaacttgtcGAGTTCCTCGCTACATATCTGTACCACATCAAGAAATGGAACTGCACGGATTTGCTGATGCATCATCTCAAGCGTATGCTGCCGTCATCTATAGCCGCGTCGAAGTCAACAATGGATATGCTGTCAAACTGATTATGGCTAAAACTCGCGTAGCCTCTATTAAGCCTATCTCTATTCCGCGACTAGAGTTAAACGCAGCTCATTTACTCTCTAAACTGATTTATCTGGTCAAGCAATCATTAACTGTTCCTATTTCCAGAATCAATTGTTGGTCAGACTCTGAAATAGTCCTGCATTGGCTATCTTCTCTGCCTAGGACTTGGAACACCTATGTTTGCAACCACACTGCTGAAATTCTAGAGGTTTGCTCACGCAGCTGCTGGCAACATATTCGAAGTGGTGATAATCCCGCAGACTGCGCATCGCGAGGAGTACTGCCAAAGGACATCGTGGATCATCAAATATGGTGGAATGGACCACCTTGGCTATCTCAGTCCCGTTCAGCTTGGCCACCTGTTAAAGCTAAGTTTGTTCTGTCGACAGAAGAAGAGGCCTGCCTAGAGATGAAGGCTGAAACGAAAGTTAATCTACACATTTCCGACGACGGAAATTCGCTATCTTGTATgatcaacaaatcctcctcaTGGTCCCGTTTATTAAGGATAGTCAGCTACTGCCT